One genomic segment of Trichocoleus sp. includes these proteins:
- a CDS encoding diflavin flavoprotein encodes MSEIKPRDVQVAEIGVNTWVLRSRTWDRLKFEVEYARQKGTTANAYLIQGDKTALIDPPGESFTEIFIEELAHHVYLQKIDYVILGHFNPNRCATLKALLNVETAPQITFICTRAAEVALRSAFPDQPLRIILANVEETIDLGQGHQLQFIPTPTPRHPDGLCTFDPATRILYTDKLFGAHVCDDPIFDENWKQLDEDRRYYFDCLHASQAKQVEAALEKLSDLPAKVYAPGHGPLVRYSLSRFTFDYRQWCEQQKTQDLNVVLLYASAYGNTATMADSIAQGLMQSGTAVQLINCEFAAPSEISTALEQCDGFIFGSPTLAGHPPIQIQTALGITLSIATKTKLAGVFGSYGWSGEAIDLLETKLQDAGFRFGFEPIRVKFKPTDEVLQQIQAAGTEFAQSLRKSKKIRAPRQTGAEAQSDRTEQAVGRITGSLCVVTLQQDGIDRGALTSWVSQATFTPPGVTIAIAKEENEETLAHIGSHFVLNVLKEGRNLRRHFQKTSAAPENRFTEIATHSANNGCLILDEALAYLECTVQNRMECGDHWLVYAVVENGKVLEPSGVTAVQHRKSGTQY; translated from the coding sequence ATGTCAGAGATCAAACCCCGTGACGTTCAAGTGGCTGAAATTGGAGTAAATACCTGGGTGCTTCGTTCACGCACCTGGGATCGGCTCAAGTTTGAGGTCGAATATGCCCGTCAGAAGGGTACGACTGCAAATGCTTATTTGATTCAGGGAGACAAAACGGCTCTAATCGACCCACCAGGAGAATCGTTTACAGAAATTTTTATCGAAGAATTAGCGCATCATGTCTACTTGCAGAAAATTGATTATGTGATTCTGGGTCATTTCAACCCAAACCGTTGTGCCACCCTGAAGGCACTACTGAATGTTGAGACGGCTCCTCAAATTACGTTTATCTGTACTCGCGCTGCAGAAGTAGCACTCCGATCGGCATTCCCTGATCAACCGCTGCGAATCATACTTGCCAACGTGGAGGAAACGATCGATTTGGGGCAGGGGCATCAGCTTCAGTTCATCCCTACACCAACACCGCGTCATCCTGATGGGCTCTGCACGTTCGATCCGGCAACCCGAATTCTCTACACTGATAAGCTGTTTGGGGCACATGTCTGCGATGACCCCATTTTTGATGAAAATTGGAAGCAACTTGACGAAGACCGTCGCTATTATTTTGACTGTCTCCATGCGTCTCAGGCAAAACAAGTTGAAGCCGCTTTGGAGAAATTGTCTGATTTGCCTGCCAAAGTTTATGCGCCTGGTCATGGACCACTGGTGCGCTATAGCCTCAGTCGGTTTACGTTTGACTACCGCCAATGGTGTGAGCAGCAAAAGACCCAAGATCTGAATGTGGTGCTGCTTTATGCCTCTGCTTATGGCAATACGGCAACCATGGCAGATTCGATCGCCCAGGGTTTAATGCAGTCGGGAACGGCAGTTCAATTGATAAACTGCGAGTTTGCCGCTCCAAGTGAAATCAGCACGGCTTTAGAGCAATGTGACGGCTTTATCTTTGGTTCTCCTACTCTGGCAGGTCATCCACCAATTCAAATTCAAACGGCGTTGGGGATTACGCTCTCTATTGCCACCAAAACCAAACTTGCTGGAGTTTTCGGTTCCTACGGCTGGAGTGGAGAGGCGATCGACCTGCTCGAAACTAAGCTTCAAGATGCTGGTTTCCGGTTCGGCTTTGAGCCGATTCGCGTCAAGTTTAAACCAACTGATGAAGTGCTACAGCAGATTCAAGCCGCCGGAACTGAGTTTGCTCAATCCCTTCGCAAAAGTAAAAAGATTCGCGCTCCTCGTCAAACTGGAGCTGAGGCACAGAGCGATCGAACTGAACAGGCAGTCGGACGAATTACTGGCTCGCTTTGCGTTGTTACTCTACAACAAGACGGTATCGATCGCGGGGCGCTAACTTCCTGGGTGTCTCAAGCCACGTTCACGCCGCCTGGTGTAACGATCGCCATTGCAAAAGAAGAAAATGAGGAAACACTGGCACATATTGGCAGCCACTTTGTCCTCAATGTTTTGAAAGAAGGGCGTAACCTGCGACGGCACTTCCAAAAAACGAGCGCTGCCCCTGAAAACCGCTTTACCGAAATTGCGACCCACTCTGCCAATAATGGCTGTCTGATACTCGACGAAGCCTTAGCCTACCTCGAATGCACTGTCCAGAACCGGATGGAATGTGGCGACCACTGGCTAGTCTATGCAGTGGTAGAAAACGGCAAAGTCCTAGAGCCAAGTGGTGTAACTGCGGTGCAGCATCGCAAATCTGGAACGCAATATTAA
- a CDS encoding DUF3181 family protein: MAYAPTSESIEKLAAAIGENVYIDVAKWHLYLRDAHLHTTLAEQLLPLMQSGSVSESQVSALLDKISVKIGGGKMEVRLSDLLPMQSQVHLMDVLEEYQREM, translated from the coding sequence ATGGCATACGCTCCGACAAGTGAGTCGATCGAAAAATTGGCGGCAGCGATCGGTGAAAACGTGTACATCGATGTTGCAAAATGGCATCTTTATCTGCGGGATGCTCACCTGCACACAACTTTAGCCGAGCAGCTTTTACCACTCATGCAGTCAGGCAGTGTTAGTGAGAGCCAGGTGAGTGCCCTTCTTGACAAAATTTCGGTCAAAATTGGCGGCGGCAAGATGGAGGTTCGCTTGTCTGATTTGCTACCAATGCAGTCTCAGGTGCATCTCATGGATGTTCTGGAAGAATATCAGCGAGAAATGTAA
- a CDS encoding 2TM domain-containing protein, protein MPPRWPRKPDRKDPAYRKLDDRMNFALHVAIFAAVNSGVWFFHNVQAATWTWSVWLTGVWAAGLVSHAIYIFVIANYSDVQTSSSLKNDG, encoded by the coding sequence ATGCCTCCACGTTGGCCCCGTAAACCCGATCGCAAAGACCCTGCTTACCGAAAGCTGGATGACCGCATGAATTTTGCGCTGCACGTCGCTATTTTTGCAGCCGTGAATTCAGGTGTCTGGTTTTTCCATAATGTGCAAGCAGCAACCTGGACTTGGTCGGTTTGGCTTACTGGGGTCTGGGCGGCAGGGCTTGTTAGTCACGCAATTTATATTTTTGTGATAGCGAACTATTCTGATGTTCAAACCTCGTCATCGTTGAAAAACGACGGGTAG
- the moaC gene encoding cyclic pyranopterin monophosphate synthase MoaC: protein MATPSPNFPQPQATPSAESPEPLSTSSLTHLDHLGQAQMVDVSAKAVTIRSAIAAGKVRMLQETFATIQSGNAPKGDVLGTARLAGIMAAKQTANLVPLCHPLPLQKVEVQITPDPELPGYLIEATVKTKAETGVEMEALTAVSIAALTLYDMAKALEKSIVIESIRLIQKTGGKSGDYQAME from the coding sequence ATGGCAACCCCTTCACCAAACTTTCCTCAGCCTCAAGCAACTCCCTCTGCTGAATCCCCAGAACCATTATCCACCAGCAGTTTGACTCACCTAGATCATCTGGGACAGGCACAAATGGTTGATGTATCCGCGAAGGCAGTTACGATACGGAGCGCGATCGCCGCAGGCAAAGTTCGCATGTTGCAAGAGACGTTCGCGACGATTCAATCTGGCAATGCACCGAAAGGGGATGTTCTGGGCACAGCTCGCCTAGCAGGAATTATGGCAGCGAAGCAAACCGCAAATTTGGTGCCGCTTTGTCACCCGCTACCGCTCCAAAAGGTGGAAGTGCAAATCACGCCTGACCCTGAGCTGCCCGGATACTTGATTGAGGCAACCGTCAAAACTAAGGCAGAAACCGGAGTCGAGATGGAAGCCCTAACTGCGGTCTCGATCGCAGCACTAACGCTCTATGACATGGCAAAAGCCCTTGAAAAGTCGATCGTCATTGAATCGATTCGCCTCATCCAGAAGACAGGCGGTAAATCAGGTGATTATCAAGCGATGGAGTGA